A segment of the Lycium ferocissimum isolate CSIRO_LF1 chromosome 10, AGI_CSIRO_Lferr_CH_V1, whole genome shotgun sequence genome:
aaacatgtataatatgtgtatatttaataagaaatatcccaaaaaaacTCTGAGgcgatttttgtatataatatgtattgtttgtgtataaaaatatgtattggTACCTATCtataatgtatagaaactgtataaaatatgaatcactaacgtatgtatcatttttgtatataatatgtattatttgtgtatataatgtgtattatagaatagaaaattgtatcatttttgtatataatatgtatcatttttgtatagaaagtatatatataattccagcatgtgtatataaactagatcagtcttgtatagaaagtgcatcatacgtataaaaaatgtatcatagaaaccgtatcattgtggtatataatacaTATCACTAatgtatatgttaaaaataaatatcatatcattattgtataatatgtgtataataaatgtataattaacgtataatttatgtataataaatgtaagattaattccagcatatgtatataaaatgtataattcttgtatataaagtgtatatataatttcaacatatgtatatatgctgtagcagccctttagtggcgacgtttttgtggcgactagccttttttttttttttttttaagtgctGGGCTGTTGGGCCGGCCAgctttggcattattttgggccgaccgaccattttttggcattattttgggccgaacGGACACCTAGTGGGATTAAGTCCAAACAGTGGTTAAATGTGGGATTAGTTTGGCTGAGTGGACACACATTGTCCTTTTCCCTAGTTTCTATGGAGTTACATAGAAATTATGTCTTGTCCGACAtaattctgtagaaattaagttacatagaaactatgccttgtccgtgtcacgccccgaaccatggcctgggcgtaacacggcactcggtgccttactgcatgtgaccgagcgaaccacatggcttgtcaATCATCACGAGGCATAACCTGAgcgaatataacgtgaatgcatgatgcgcctttataaaacgtagtaagtcataatacttaatgaaaatacttgtttacacatgagtgcggaaataacatgaatgagctaAAATGGCTATCCGACTCCGAATGTCTGATAttacataactgacttgtctagtctatgaaacctctatcatgagtctaaCTGGAAAATatacttactgggacaaggcccccagcatacctttagatgcaaaactaattaaagaatgacaatgtctaaaccccgaatgagatggggctcaccaataaacCGGGTACGTGCGGATCCTACCGAGTAGAGGCGTCGTCCGTCAAACCgcaccgcatcgtgaaatgcaagcccccggcaataaaaggggacgtcgcaCATTAAATATCTTGGTATATAAAGCaaccgaaagaaataacatgggatatggaataacatgataaatcAAAACGAAAacttggacatgaacatgagcattgatatatatatatatatatatatatatatatatatgacatacgtaaaacatgataagtagagAGAGCATTTTataaaccgaccatgtgatatcaccacgtgggtacgtgagTCGGTACCTCGCGGACCCGGcgagagcccccataccttgccaagGTATGAGGTGGTAATGTGCACGATAGATCCAttcggtgtaaaattaaggtatcgtcctagcgggcggagcgatccttgtcctacggtggctacgtagtttcaggctatctgagccttcttggtaattcgtgcaactcccaaaaacatgaacataatatagttggctaagaagcccatgattttcgtgaattaacttgtacttgtcttgtaatcatgatttcacgaaataacttgtaaacatggtttcatgaaataacttataaacatggtttcatgaaataacttgtaaacatggtttcatgaaataacttgtatttagcatgtatgtatattgagtcatggcatgaacatagttataaaatacaattgcatgaaaacttgtagacatgtaggatattcatgaaataagcatttttatttaaaaacatgcatgcaagaacccatggaatacaagatatgggttttcatggattacggacagattctcaataatcataatgagtatcaagaacacaatgatagaataatagcaattcaaacataatatagtcatagacatggacctagggttatcatgagcatagtatagaatagaaaccctagttttgtaaagtttcatactttatgaattaggaggcgtggggaagaaacaatgatgtttccacacgtagatagtaactctacataccttaatcgctccaaaacttgaattaaagacttaagctttgaagaggatttccaaaatcttgaattcttgaaccttgagatgggttttcttgaaaaccctagttttaggaatgatgatttcttgtttaaattacaaggatatgtattagaattgacttgggataattagagtaggcttaccttggtgttcttgatgatggaagagggtaggggatcgttctagggcttgaaggaatgaaaaataatgatttgaactgatatggacgaatatatagtgTTCTGGAAAATTGCAGTTTACGTCCAGCAAGGTACTGGtcgtattttgaaagacggaccgtattttgaaatacggtccatattccGTATGGACTCCACATCTCATCTCTTCagcaaaatggccataactctttgcacagatgtccgtttgacccccataatataccgttggaaaggtatttcaaagctctacaactttcatcaaggaagttttcccaaattccaaatatgttttgaaatacgggccgaattttaaaatacgatccgtatttaatAATGTAACATTCAAATGTCAAAttacagaatgctcagaaatccttggtatcagtttttgttttgaaatacgggccgtatactgaaatacgatccgtatttaacaatgtaacatccaaatgtcaaattccagaatgttcaTAAATccttggtaccagtttacgacttgatTTACGacccgtatactgaaatacggtctgttcatgggcgtaaacccccatcttacaactgaacagggaaattccaattctcacatcctttatctgattttctaagtctaggatcatggtcaaagcttaggttaaagatacgaggtgttacagtcCGGCATAGTTActatagaaattaagttatcctacAAAACTATGCCTTCTATGTAACAACTTAGAAACTAGGGTTCGaactagggctgggcataaatatcgaaaatcgaaaaatcgaaccgaaccgaactgaaacttcaacaaaccgaaccgaaccgaactagtttggttcggtgtttggtgtccaccgtgaaaaaaccgaaaccgaaatagccgaaccgaagtttgataaaaccgaaccgaaaaatcgaaagtgcaccgaaatttaatacattacccaaaaaaaattaaaatagtccaggcccattaagtttaaagcaaaaaaaacccaattgtaataagtcctcttttgcatttgtatccctaatttttcacttcaattgaaaaaaaaatcagatatccttaacaaagaaaggtaactacgatgtctctttaggattaatgtatgtcctttatgtgttttcttaattattcttacggtatatatataacacctagtaatcctatgtcatgattatagttttcttttcttgtgtATCTATCccgtttgtttgattttgatttcaatttatcagttttatgttttattgcttttgagaatatgaattagtgtcaatggaatctcttctaatattatattaaaaaaaacgaattgaaaaaatcgaaaccgaaccgaaccgaactttaaaaaactgaaaccgaaagaaccgaaccgaactagtttggttcggtgtccaccttcaaaaaaccgcacccgaaatagccaaaccgaaatttgataaaaccgaaccgaaaaaccgaacgcccacccctagttCGAACCTAGAGTCTTTGGTTTCATAGACCAATGAATAAGGTACTTTGGCCCacaaatttcattaaatgagaaaaatgagaaataaggtcaaaaatttgaggacaaaaattaaacgggcaatttgcaggattaccctttgctgggggtggtctttaattttttcccttcgttaaaaattccttggtttcgggttcgaatcccccgctgagacaaaaaaaattttaaaaaaattagaatttgaattcacaaagcagagttttgccttcaacaAGTTGTTGCTTGGTTCAGGTTGCTCAAGATATAGACTATTTCGCAGGCTACTTTTAGAACCGCAGGGATTTTCTTTTAGGTAGGGAGTTTTAGTACAGCAGTGAATAAGCAAGCAGGTTCCTGATATGGCGTTCTTTGTTGAAACATGTACATTCTACCTTTACAGTCGAGATAGGTACTAGCCGATACTCTTTTATAGGAAAGTTGGAAAGTTTAGTTTGCTTAAAGGCAATTGTATTTCAATGGTAataatatttgaatatgtgCCTTAACAACTTTAATCAATGAATTTTGATGTATTCTCAATGGCTTGAATTCttccttaaggcagagttttgcatggGTAGAATTTTACAAAATTCTGCCATGAATCCAAACATCCGTCttgcaaaaaaaattttttttttttttttttttactgagctaggGTTCGAATCCCGAACCTCGAGATATTAAGCGAAAggtaaaattaaagaccaccaatttgaaggataaaaattaaagaccggtccatatgaaggacaatccgcgcaattttttttgtctttaagCCTTTTATGCCATTTTCATTTCGGGCCTACTTGGTCCCAAGTATGACCACGTTAAGGGCCAAACTATTTCAACGTGCATATTTGGGCCTTATTTCATGTAGTCCAGGAGTTCAGTTCTATCCGATCTCACAATGAAGCTTAACAAAAATGTGATTCTCAAATAAGAAGGTCACATATATCAAGTTGGAGTGTTTGTTCCCATTACCATAAACGGCCATACTTGGAGCCGTATTTCTTAAATACGACCAAATAGTTGCAAATCAACGTTTAAATATTGGTTGCtgcttttttctctttttttttttttttttttatgcccCAAAAGAGAGGAGAGGAGGGAAGGGAAAAAACATTAGGGACCAAGTGCCATTCTATCGAAGACATCCTCAACTTGTCAATCTAACTGATTAGTacattctttctttttagtttttaaacaaaaaagtcTCCTCAGAAAATTGTCTTTTacgagaagaagaaaaaaaaatagtaagatGTTGACGAATCAAAACACATTCAGTGAATATCAAGATTAGGACATACACAATCCAGCAATATTCATGCGTCTCGAAAAAGAACAGCTACTTTTTGGCTGTCTACTTTCATAGGTACTCAACATGGACGAAGCCTATTCTGATGTGGTCCATTAATGCACTCCACAATAGTTTGAAGGCGTTTACTGCCTATGAACTTTTAGTATTCACACCTTTGGAACACGAAAGATCAACAGTAACGACAGTGACGTTATAAGAAAAATGAGCAATACAAATAGCATGTACAGAAGAAATTTCCATGGACTATGGGCGGTGTGTCTTGTTGCTAAAATAACACGGGTCAACTGTGGCCCTAGGAGAATTGAATTACAACATAAATAACACTAATGAATATTCATAGGCCTACAATCAAATTGACAAATAGTACCTTTTTCCCCAAAAAGTTCCATCATTATGATGGAGGAGTTAGGCTGGCCTGATTTGTATATACTAAATATCATAATTACATGGAAGTGGACATAAGCCTTAGCATTAATTACACCGTGAAGGTTGGTGTCAaccaaaattttacaaatttgtACACAAAAACTTATACTGTGAGTATGTGAATCCTTTCTAAGCCTTGAATCAGTCATAGCATCAGTGTTGAGACACTGTACAGAATTGTTCTCATCAATCTGCTTAAAAGATTGTCAATTGTCATTGGAGACAAACTTGTTTCTTCTAGGCCTAAATTTGAGACTTGGGATACCATCATGTTCTAACTTCATTGAAGCTCTAACCAAGAAACAGCTTCATTGAAGATACAACAAGATTTAGACACTTCCCCCAAATTTACTAGATAATCAGCAATGTTATTGCGCTCTCTAAAAGTATGCTTCACATAAAATTCCCAGGCTTAGTAATCCCAAATACACTCAAATCACGTGAACAAGTTGCCAAGGAGGCTTCATCTTTCTATTGATTATGTTGATGATTAACAATGAATCATATTCTACCACAACATTCAGGAGACCAGAATTGCTGCAAGTTTTACTACTTTATAAAACTGCCTTTGCTCCTACCGGATTGTTACTACTTACTAAATTGACCGTAGTGGCAAAAACTTTAACTATATCACCCTTGTGATCCCAAATGATACCTCGCCCCAGTAGTACATGAGAGTCATTATTTGATCTAAGATAGGATGTGGAAAGATAAgagagaaaaggccataaatagtcaTATGTTACATGAGAGTAGATGCAAAATGGTCACTGTATACTGACTTCTAGGTTTAGTCATTAACTATCCAAAATTTATCGAATTTGATGtccgtctatttttttatacaaacaacgtacaaactcataaaccccgtgagattaatcgttaaaccatTCTCGGACACATATTTCTCTCTCcctgcttctttttcctcaagttcattctttaacctCAACTTTCTTCCTCAAGCTCTCTCTCGCGTTTCATAACCGACGGACTGCATTGGTTAAAACTGACCTAGTCCGtcggttttgttaaaaaaaaccgacggtctcacgtcggttttttttttttttgaaaattaaagaatgaaatgtaGGAACTTGGAATCGAACCCGGatatgttccttggcattaaagggctttaccactagaacactgatattttttgttcatatacttacattgatttaattttcttgtttttcgcTCTAAAAATCGACGGAGTCCGTCTCCGTgggttttttataaaaaaaaaataaaaaataaaaaatcgacggactccattggtttattttagaaaataattatattttttcgcGCATTTTTGTTCAAAAAATAACAGAcacagtccgtcggttttcttaaagaaaaaaaagatttaaaaaaattattgaaaaaaccgacggaaTCCATCGGTATTTCCGTCGGTTTTTGCTATCGGTTTTtaccagttttttagtagtgtttgagaAGAATGGTTATAGAAATTTTGTGCTTGAATTTATCTTTTCGAATTTAGAGACTAAAGACACCGGTttaaatctttcttttttttttttttaaacaagaggaacttaaggaaaaagaagcgaggagagagagagaaatataggtcTGAGGAATAgtttaacgattaatctcacgaaggtttatgagtttgtacgctgtttgtataaaaaaaatagacggagaacaaatttaataagtttttagatagttaaaggactaaaatcgGTAAATGTATAGTTAAGGGatcattttagacctactcccatagataagggactatttataGCCTTTTCTCAAAGATAAGAAGCAGAGCACACTTTGATTAGGCACCTTGAAAAGCCGGCAGTACGTATAATTGGACAAAAAACATGAATGCATAGGTGAATGACTAAGCTAGATGGCATCAATCAATCTGCCATAACCGGACGAAAGGACGAGAGAACCATTGAATTTGCAACCAGCAATAAAGGGCACGTGATACTTTTTACCTAACTATTTTTGGCCGGTACAGGTTAAAGACAAACTATGATTCCCTCAAAATTGAAAGATAGTTTACACAAGAAGCTCCAATGAAAATCGATTTCACTGCACGAGACTTTTTTGACACTTTGGAACAGCCCCTTAACCATGTTTCTCCaagattaaggaaaaaaaaaaaaaagagacgaCATAAACAAGCTTTATTACCAAAAACAGATTGTTGCGTTTCACTCTGATGTATTTGATATGTGAATTACACAATAACAATTCAAACGCTTTTGTTGCCAATAAGAGAACCTCTTAATGGAAATCATCAAGatggaaccaaaaaaaaaaaaagaggaccTCTTAATCTCCAGAATCACATTAAATTAAAGATGGAACATTTAAAACATCAATACTAAAGTTCATTGTTGCCAATAAGAAGTGAACCTCTTAATGAAAACCATAATAGCAAGGAAATTATGATAATCAGCTTCTCCCAATAAAAACAACCAGGGAGAAGTGAAAAGCAAATTAGAGGGTTCCATTTtccctcaatttttttcttcaggTTTGGGATCTTCCTTGATTTCATCAGCACCATCATCCTGCACCAAAAGTAAGATCACGAACGTCATTAGTACTGCAAGCACCCTTTGTCAAGTAAAAGCCATATATCCAACTAATTATAGCTAGTGTAAATAGACAAGGAAACAAACATGATTGAAAAAAATGTTTGTAAGAGCCGGATTATTACCTGCATATCAGAGGTCCAGAGAGTGAGATTGTCACGAAGAAGTTGCATGATCAAAGTGCTGTCCTTGTAAGACTCCTCTCCCAATGTGTCCAACTCAGCAATTGCTTCATCAAAGGCCTGTTTCATAGGACGAACATGATATCATATCTATATGGAACATGTATAGGTTGCTGAGGGACCAAACAGTCTCGACGAATATAAGATAACCTGGAACTAGAAAACATCAGATCTATACGGAAGATAGTTTTACCTGTTTGGCAAGGTTGCAAGCACGGTCGGGAGAGTTCAAGATCTCATAATAAAACACAGAGAAGTTAAGAGCCAGTCCAAGTCGGATGGGATGTGTTGGGGCAAGTTCAGCAGATGCAATATCCTACAAAGCATTGTAGAAAATGAGGAAAActgaacaaaaacaaaacaagatagtTCATACCATAACCAAGACATCATCTTGGCTAATGACAGAGCATTAGCTCATTAAATAACATAATGCCACAAACAGAAACAggagaaaatggaggaaattgtTTTCCTCAAACAattgaggaaaacattttccaaatcAATAAAAACACACCAACCCCCCTACCCAGACTATCCACCCAGGCCACCCCCACTACAAACCCACCCACACCCTACCCCCACCTCGCCCTACCTCCCCCCAGACTACAAACCTACCCACACCCAACCCCCCCCCACCTTATCCCCCTTCCACCCCCACCACCAGAAGTTGCACTCCGAATTCAAAGAATTGAAAAAACTCATCATGTTTTGCTTTGAATATATGCCAATACTCTTAAAATCACATTTTCCAAACACAACCATAATCAAAAACAACATAAATTAACATATACCGCTAACAGAAAAAAGGTCAATATTCACAACAAAGGAGcatttcttaatatatatacacacacattgAAAAATGTGCCAAAAAACTGATCTTGCTGTTAAAAACATCACTGTGCCAaaagttataaatataagatctGCTAAAACAAACACTCATAAATAGAAGATCCGGTCAGACATATACATATTAGAAAGTTCAGATCCGTAAAATCTAATCAAATCAACAAACAGATCAAACATAATCTCAAAATAAAAACACAAACCTGAGCAGCTTTGTAAGCAGTAAGAGTACTCTCAGCAGCCTCTTTACgttcagctccagtcttaaacTCAGCCAAATAACGATGATAATCACCTTTCATCTTCAAATAAAACACCTTTGAATCCCCAGAAGTAGCACTAGGAATCAACTTAGTATCAAGCAACTTCAATATCCCATCACAAATCTTGGACAACTCATTCTCAATCTTAGATCTATACTCACGTATACTATTAAcatgttcttcatttcctcTAGATTCTTCCTTTTGTTCAATTGATGATATTATACGCCATGATGCTCTACGCGCTCCAATCACGTTCTTATACGCAACTGATAAAAGGTTACGTTCTTCAACTGTTAGTTCTTCTGAACCAAGTCCATTTGACACTTTCTCCATGAATTCTACCATTTCTTCGTATCTCTCCGCTTGTTCTGCTAGCTTTGCCATGTACACGTTCTCCTCACGCGCCGTTGGTGCGACtgccatttttttcttctctctgtTGTGTGAGATCTGAGGgcgtttttgagtttttttttttttttttttttttttttgtgaatggAATTATTTAAAATTGTGAGAGAAAGAGGGGGTTTTTTGAATTGAGAGGAGTGGAGAGATTTTAGGTTGTTTTATTTTGATGGGTGAATCTAGACCGTTGGTTTGGTTAAAGTGATTGATTGACAGCAGGGATTTGAGCTGGATTTTATAGGGATGGAGGAGTGGGGTTGACTGGGCTTTGGACAGTTGTGTTTGGGCTGAAATTAGGCTTACATTGGTTATCACGTCGGGCCCATTGGTAGTACCAATATAAAGTTTGTTTTTaacattttgtttttgttgcttttaacagcttgtttggatggttgatTGGTTGTTTGCTTATCGTATTGTATTGTTAGATTTAAATGCAATGGTTGTTAGTTTGCAATGGTTACGTTATTGACGTtgttgtttgttttgattgttatttatattttattgcaTCGTATTGTTAAATTTATCATTGCGTAACGATTAAAAGTTTCATTTTATCTAACGATTGATTTGGTTTGAACACGttgttatctttttttcttcttattttatctTTGTTTATTGTCTAATAATTATATCTTATCATTACTGTATCTTTTTATGATCAATACATTGTACCCACTTTCTTGTAGGTTTATTCTATTGATGGTGTCTAACATTATGTACGACGGAAAACAATATAATTTATTCAAATATTAtgtttatcaaaataatataatacaatacaatGTAATACAATACTTTATGAAACCATACTTAACAACCATCCAAGCAAGGTGTAATTAACtacactttttcctttttggtttcGAATGAGTCCACATTCTTTGTAAGTCGTAATCCAATCAAGTCCTTGCAATTC
Coding sequences within it:
- the LOC132033697 gene encoding 14-3-3-like protein C: MAVAPTAREENVYMAKLAEQAERYEEMVEFMEKVSNGLGSEELTVEERNLLSVAYKNVIGARRASWRIISSIEQKEESRGNEEHVNSIREYRSKIENELSKICDGILKLLDTKLIPSATSGDSKVFYLKMKGDYHRYLAEFKTGAERKEAAESTLTAYKAAQDIASAELAPTHPIRLGLALNFSVFYYEILNSPDRACNLAKQAFDEAIAELDTLGEESYKDSTLIMQLLRDNLTLWTSDMQDDGADEIKEDPKPEEKN